In Runella sp. SP2, the genomic window CTACCAATGGTGGTGCTGACTTAGGCTTTTTCAGAAATAGACTTCAAATCTCGGCCGATTATTACGTAAAGTATAACCGAAATATGCTTACGGCGCAGTTGTTGCCTGCCACGATTGGTATCAACACCCCTCGTAAAAACAACGGTGAGCTAAAATCGTGGGGATGGGAGTTAGAGGCGCGTTACCGTGGTACGCTTGGCAAAGAGTTTAACTACAACGTGTCGTTCAACTTGTCGGACAACAACAACAAACTCATTAGCTTCTCAGGTCGTAATGTCGTCGGAATGGGAACTAACGGAACCATTGAAAACTACCCTCTTAACTCCATTTGGGGGTATCAAACGGCAGGTTATTTCCAAACTGCCGATGAAGTAAAATCTTGGGCATTTCAGGATAGCCGTGCAGGGGCGGGTGACGTAAAATACATCGATCAAAACGGAGATAACCGCTTGACCGTTGGACGTGGAACCACCGAAGATTACGGCGATATGGTTTTCTTGGGCACAACAAACCCACGTCTTTTGTACGGGGCTAACTTAGGCTTCCAATGGAAAGGCTTAGACTTTTCGGCCTTCTTCCAAGGCGTAGGAAAGCGTAGTTACCGCCCAGCTACAGAGTCTATTGCACCTTTGTTGGTAACTTGGAAACAAGCCCTCGGTATTCACCGTGATTACTGGACACCAGAAAATCCCAATGCTATTTATCCTCGCCCGTTTATTGGAGCTACCCACAACTATTTGTCGTCGGATAAATGGGTGTTGAACGCTCGTTATACGCGGTTGAAAAATATTCAAGTGGGTTATACGTTGCCATCGAGATGGACGGAGCGTCTTAAAGTATCACGCGCTCGTTTCTTCTTCTCTGGACAAGACTTGTTTACCATCTCAGGTTTGGGAATTTTCCAAGGGTACTACGATCCTGAAACCCGCGACAACGTAGAAAACGACTATCCTTTCTTTGCTACGGCTTCTGTAGGATTAAACCTTTCGTTCTAAGGATTTTACCTCAAATAAAGGTGGTATCTATTAAATTGAAACAACATGAACAAGACATATTCATTTCTTACCAAAAAAGTAGCAATAGCGGCGGTATGCGGACTGACCTTTCTCTCGGCCTGTGACGTAACCCGCCTTCCCGAAACGTCGATTAGTGACGAAACATTTTGGCGTTCGGAAGCCGATTTGAAGGCGGCGGCCAACTACTTATACACGTTTTTACCCGTTTTTAACAATGAAGACAACTGGTCGGATGACGCCACTGGTTTAACAGTTAGTAACATTAGTGATGGCTCACGTTTGGCACCTGCCACCGACGGGAACTACAATAATCCCTTTCGCTTAATTCGGGCGGCTAACAACATCGTCGAGAAAGCACCACGTGCGAGTTTGGCAGCGGCCATTCAAGACCGCTACGTGGGTGAAGCCCGTTTCTTCCGTGCGATGGGGTACTACGATTTGTTGCGCAAGTACGGAAGTGTGCCATTGATTTTGAAAACATTGACCGACGAGTCGGCTGAATTAAAAGAACCTGCGGCTACCCGTGACCAAATCATTGAGCAGATTTACCAAGACTTAGATTTTGCCGCTTCTAAACTTCCGACCCCGACAGCGTTGGGAACGGCAGATTACGGCCGCATTTCTAATACAGGGGCGTTGGCGTTCAAAGCACGCGTAGCATTGTTTGAAGGAACTCGCGCTAAATTCCACAAGTACGGCGATCCCAACAAACACCTGACGTTGGCTTATAACGCAGCTAAGGCGGTGATTGACAGCAAGCAGCACGATTTATACACGGGAGGGTACTTCAACTTGTTTCAGTATGCAGGTGAAGGCCGTGCCAACCGCGAAAATATCATCGTCAAACAGTATGGAGTGTCGTTGACTGACCGTGTGGTAACGCACACCTATTTTCGTGGAACGGTTGAAAACGGAAACCTAAACCCTACCAAAAGCTTGATTGATTCGTATTTGATGAAAGACGGCTTGCCTATTTCAAAATCACCACTTTATAAGACACCTACTACGACTGTAGAGGTGTACCAAAACCGCGATACGCGCATGAGCGATACGTACATGAAGCGCGGTGACTCGTGGATTGCTACGTTTCCAGTGTTCAATGTGCCGAGTTTGGTGTTTGCCAAAACAGGGTTTACATTCCGTAAGTATTCGGATATCAACGACTGGAATAACCAAGCTTCGACGATGGATTACATGATTTTGCGCTATGCCGAAGTGCTGTTGATTTATGCCGAAGCACGTTTTGAATTAGACGAAAAAATCAGCGATGCAGATTTAGACTTGAGCATCAACCGTACCCGCGCCAGAGGCGGTTTGCCAAAGTTGACCAACGAGTTTGTGACTACAAACGGTCTCAACATGCGCGATGAAATCCGTCGTGAGCGTCGTGTGGAATTGGCGCAAGAAAGCCATCGTTATTGGGATTTGAACCGTTGGAAAATGGCAGAAACCGAAATGCCAAAACCAATTTTGGGTAATTTCTTTTTCCGTGAAGAATTTGGCACGACGGTTCAGGTAAACTTAACGCCCGATAACTATATCCAAGTGCAAGCGGCAAGCTTCCGTAAGTTTGATCCTGCCAAAGATTATTTGTGGCCGTTGCCTATCAACGAATTGGCATTGAACCCATCCCTAAAACAAAACCCAGGCTGGTAACTAGGTGGGTCGGGTTGTGAGCA contains:
- a CDS encoding RagB/SusD family nutrient uptake outer membrane protein, which codes for MNKTYSFLTKKVAIAAVCGLTFLSACDVTRLPETSISDETFWRSEADLKAAANYLYTFLPVFNNEDNWSDDATGLTVSNISDGSRLAPATDGNYNNPFRLIRAANNIVEKAPRASLAAAIQDRYVGEARFFRAMGYYDLLRKYGSVPLILKTLTDESAELKEPAATRDQIIEQIYQDLDFAASKLPTPTALGTADYGRISNTGALAFKARVALFEGTRAKFHKYGDPNKHLTLAYNAAKAVIDSKQHDLYTGGYFNLFQYAGEGRANRENIIVKQYGVSLTDRVVTHTYFRGTVENGNLNPTKSLIDSYLMKDGLPISKSPLYKTPTTTVEVYQNRDTRMSDTYMKRGDSWIATFPVFNVPSLVFAKTGFTFRKYSDINDWNNQASTMDYMILRYAEVLLIYAEARFELDEKISDADLDLSINRTRARGGLPKLTNEFVTTNGLNMRDEIRRERRVELAQESHRYWDLNRWKMAETEMPKPILGNFFFREEFGTTVQVNLTPDNYIQVQAASFRKFDPAKDYLWPLPINELALNPSLKQNPGW